In Arthrobacter sp. SLBN-83, one DNA window encodes the following:
- a CDS encoding NAD(P)H-quinone oxidoreductase has translation MKAVYISEPGGPEVLEVRDVDAPVPGQGEVLIDVVAAGLNRADVQQRRGFYPPPPGASEVPGLEVSGRIAGFGPGVSKPFSLGDKVVALLAGGGYAQQVAVPAEQVLRVPEGVDLVTAAALPEVAATVYSNLIMTAQLQPGETVLIHGATGGIGTMAIQLAKAFGAKVATTAGTEEKVSTAKAFLGADIAINYKEEDFPESLRRQNDGKGADVILDVVGAKYLQQNVDALADYGRLVVIGLQGGAKGELDLGLLLKKRAAVVATALRPRPVAEKGAIMTAVRDAVWPLVVDGRIRPLVAKTFPLDQVGAAHRYFDSGDHVGKVLLVM, from the coding sequence ATGAAAGCCGTCTACATTTCGGAGCCGGGCGGCCCGGAGGTGCTGGAAGTCCGGGACGTGGATGCCCCGGTGCCCGGCCAGGGTGAAGTGCTGATTGATGTGGTGGCGGCCGGCCTCAACCGGGCGGATGTGCAGCAGCGCCGGGGGTTCTACCCGCCGCCGCCCGGCGCCTCTGAAGTTCCCGGGCTGGAGGTTTCCGGCAGGATCGCAGGCTTCGGCCCCGGTGTCAGCAAGCCTTTCTCCTTGGGGGACAAGGTGGTGGCCCTGCTCGCCGGCGGTGGCTACGCACAGCAGGTGGCCGTTCCGGCCGAGCAGGTGCTGCGCGTGCCTGAGGGGGTGGACCTGGTCACCGCGGCAGCCCTCCCTGAGGTGGCCGCCACGGTCTACTCCAACCTGATCATGACGGCGCAGCTGCAGCCGGGCGAAACGGTCCTCATCCACGGCGCCACCGGCGGCATCGGGACCATGGCAATCCAGCTGGCCAAGGCGTTCGGTGCCAAGGTGGCCACGACGGCCGGCACCGAGGAAAAGGTCAGCACTGCCAAAGCGTTCCTCGGGGCGGACATTGCCATCAATTACAAAGAGGAAGATTTCCCGGAGAGCTTGAGGCGGCAAAACGACGGCAAGGGCGCGGACGTCATCCTGGATGTAGTGGGGGCCAAGTACCTCCAGCAGAATGTGGATGCCCTGGCGGACTACGGCCGCTTGGTGGTGATCGGCCTGCAGGGCGGGGCCAAGGGTGAACTGGACCTCGGACTGCTGCTGAAGAAGCGGGCTGCCGTAGTGGCTACCGCCCTGCGGCCCAGGCCGGTGGCGGAAAAGGGCGCCATCATGACCGCCGTCCGTGATGCGGTGTGGCCGCTGGTGGTGGACGGCAGGATCCGTCCGCTCGTTGCCAAAACCTTCCCCTTGGACCAGGTCGGTGCGGCCCACCGCTATTTCGACAGCGGTGACCATGTGGGCAAGGTACTGCTGGTCATGTAG